CAGCAACTTCATGCTACAGAACATACGTTGTCTCAGCTTTTAGATCTCAAAGCTAAAGAAATGAAAATTTCAAAAGAAGATATGGCTTCCTACTTGGGAACAACTGTAAAAAGCCTTACCAAAGCCATAAAAGATTATGAAAAGAAAAAGAAGGTATAAATTAAATCCAAATATTTATTTTTTCGAAATTAAAAAAAGCTGGTGAAAATACCAGCTTTGAATATTTTATTAAAGATGCAAACTTAGCTTTATTTAGGTTACGGAGGAATTTTACTTTAAAAGTATAGTTTTTATCTGATTAAATAATCATAAACTTTTCATGAAGATTATACCAAAAGCTCCCGTCGATTTACACAAATCCACGCGAGCTTTTAGAAAAAACAGGCGTGTAATTATGAAAAGCACGCCACCTTTTTATAGCTTTTTCAAACTTTAATATGGCAAGTATTTTTTTAAGGTCAATTCCGAGACGAAAAACAATTTTACCATTTTAATTATTGGCAAATTAAATTTTTCAGAAGTATAATTTATCATTGAAATAAATCTTTTCTCATCATCAAATCCGTCTGTTCTTCATCTCCAAACTTAAAAATATGTTTATCAAATTCTACAAAACCATTCTTTTTATAAAACTGAACGGCTCTGTGGTTTTCTTCCCAAACACCTAACCAAACGTATTGTAGATTTTTATTTTGTGCAATTTCCAATGCTTTATCGTATAAGATCTGCCCAACTTTTTGACCATGATAGTCTTTTAAAACATAGATTCTTTCAACTTCAAGGGAATTTTTATCCTGTAATTCAGTTTGTGCATCTCCTGAGTTGACTTTCAAATAGCCGACAACATCACCAAGATAGATAGCAAAGAAAAATTCAGAATCTTTATTTTTAAGTTCTGACAGCAATTTTTCTTCAGAAAATTTCTCGTTAAGATATTTTTCCATATTTTCTGCACTGTTATAGGGCGAAAAGGTTTCGAAAAAAGTCTTTTTCGCGATGCGCTGAAGCTTTTCAATATCGTCGATTTTAATTTTTTCAATGACTATATTTTCCATACTTATCTTATCATTTTATTTTTAATTGTATAAATCACACCTTCTTGCCCATCAAAATCGAAGCCTTTTTCATATTGAAGTCCGATTTTTTCTAAAACTTTTACAGATGCTGTATTTTCTTTCATTGCTCTTCCTACAATTGTTTTTAAATTTAATTTTTCAAAACCATGATTGATGCAGGCTTCTGCACTTTCGGTAGCAAATCTGCGGTTCCAAAAATGTTCAAAAAAACGGAAACCAATATCTGTTTCATTTAGATTTTCATCATATTTTAATCCGCACCAACCGATAAATTGTTGGGTCGATTTATTGATCACTGCCCATCTTCCAAAACCATTTCCTTGGTAATCTGAATAGTTTTCCAGAAAGGCTTTAGCCTCTTTAATATTTTTAAAAGCAGAATTTCCGGTATATTTTATAACGTTTGGATTTAAATTTTATTCATAAAAACTTTCTGCATCACTAACATAAAATTCTCTAAGCAAAAGACGGTCGGTTTCTAGTATTGTTTTCATGGTAAATATTTGAATTTTAAAGATAACAAATAAAAAAAAGCGAGCCACAGACCGCTTTCAATATTATATTTTGTTTGCTTTAATTCTTCGGGCAGACATATTGAGAAAACGTTTAACGAGCATAAATGCTGAAATCGTTAATCCTAATCCAAGTGCGATCCACATTCCAAAAGCACCCATTTCCAAGGTTACACAAAGGAAATATCCTAAAGGAATTGTAATTAACCAATACGCGATAAATGTAATAATTGACGGGATTTTTACATCCTGTAAACCTCTCAACATTCCTAAAGCAGTTACCTGAATTCCATCAGAAAGCTGGAATAATGCTGCAATAATCATAAGCTTTGAAGCTAACATAATTACTTCAACTTCTTCTGGTTTTGTGAAAAATGTAGGTAAAATATTTCGTCCTAAGATAAATATAACTCCACAAAAACACATAAAGAGAAATGCGATTTTTAAGTTGTTGATTCCTATTTTTCTTAATTCCACAAAATTTTGTTCACCCAATTTTCTACCAATCATAACCGTTGAAGCCACACTAAAACCAATACATAAATTAAAGGTAAATGACGCCATACTCAAAGCGATTTGGTGTGAAGCAATATCATGCGATGAAATCAATCCGCAGATAAACGCTGCTCCAGCAAAAGCCGTTACTTCAAAAAACATCTGTAATGCAGTCGGGAAACCTAATCTTACCATTTTTTCGAACATTTTCTTAGAAAAAACCTGCAATTTTAATGAAAAATCTTTGATGTACTGTTTGGTTTTTGGTTCTTTCATTAAAACAAAATAAAGAAAGAAAACCATGAAAATTCTGGCAATTAAACTTGCTAAAGCAGAACCTTTTACGCCCATTTCTGGGAAAATCCAAATTCCTTGAATCAATACATAATTGAGTACAATATTGATTACGTTAGCAATAATTGTTGCTTTGGTTACCCCAATGGTATAAGATAAACCTTCAGAAACCTCCCTCAAAGTCTGAAATGCCATAAACGGAACAATGCTGATCGCCATAATCCATAAGAAATCTACCGTATCAGGAATAATTTTTGCCGGCTGACCAGAGTGATAGAGTAGTGGTAATCCTAAAAATAAAATCAACATTAAAATAATGCCTACAGTCATGTTGATGATAAAACCGTGACTGAAAACTGAATTAATTGTTTTGTGGTCATTTTTAGAATGTGCCTCAGAAACCAATGGCGGAATGGCAAAAGAGAAACCCAATGCCAAAACAAACATCGAGAAAAACACGGCATTTCCCAAAGAAACCGATGCCAAAGCATCTGCTCCCAAGAGTTTTCCTACAATGATATTATCAAAAAGGTTGACAGATACCTGTCCCACCTGCGTAAGCATTACCGGAAGAGCCAGCGTTAAGGCTTCTTTCGTGTAATTTTTATTTAAAAAGCTCATAATAGTTCAAAAAAAATTTGCAGTATAGGTACTGCAAATTTTTATAATGTATTTTAATTTATAATTAAATTATTTTCTAACAAAACTTGCAACGTCCTCTTCGGAAACCGTAGCTCCTCCAAGAATAATTAATCTTTCCACAACATTTCTCAGTTCTCTGATATTTCCAGTCCAGGAAAGGGCTTTTAATGCGTCAATTGCAGACTCATCAAATTTTTTCAAAGCAGTACCGTGCTCATCAGCAATCATTCCCGAAAAATGGCTTACCAAAAGACTGATATCTTCTTTTCTGTCATCCAAAGGCGGTACATAAATCTCAATTACAGAAAGTCTGTGATACAAATCTTCTCTGAATCTTCCAGCTTCAATCTCTGTCTGCATATTTTTATTGGTTGCAGCCAAAACTCTTACATCAACTTTGATTTCTTTGTCGCTTCCTACCGGAGAAACTTTACTTTCCTGCAATGCTCTCAAAACTTTTGCCTGTGCAATTAAGCTCATGTCTCCAATCTCATCTAAGAAAATGGTTCCGCCGTTCGCTTGTTCAAATTTTCCCTGCTTATCTTTGATAGCTCCTGTAAATGATCCTTTTACGTGACCAAAAAGTTCAGATTCAATCAATTCAGAAGGTATTGCCGCACAGTTTACTTCCACCATTGGTCCTCTCGATCTTTCACTTAAATTGTGAATAGCATGAGCTACCAATTCTTTTCCAGCTCCGTTGGGTCCGGTAATCAAAACTCT
Above is a genomic segment from Chryseobacterium mulctrae containing:
- a CDS encoding GNAT family N-acetyltransferase, giving the protein MENIVIEKIKIDDIEKLQRIAKKTFFETFSPYNSAENMEKYLNEKFSEEKLLSELKNKDSEFFFAIYLGDVVGYLKVNSGDAQTELQDKNSLEVERIYVLKDYHGQKVGQILYDKALEIAQNKNLQYVWLGVWEENHRAVQFYKKNGFVEFDKHIFKFGDEEQTDLMMRKDLFQ
- a CDS encoding MATE family efflux transporter, which encodes MSFLNKNYTKEALTLALPVMLTQVGQVSVNLFDNIIVGKLLGADALASVSLGNAVFFSMFVLALGFSFAIPPLVSEAHSKNDHKTINSVFSHGFIINMTVGIILMLILFLGLPLLYHSGQPAKIIPDTVDFLWIMAISIVPFMAFQTLREVSEGLSYTIGVTKATIIANVINIVLNYVLIQGIWIFPEMGVKGSALASLIARIFMVFFLYFVLMKEPKTKQYIKDFSLKLQVFSKKMFEKMVRLGFPTALQMFFEVTAFAGAAFICGLISSHDIASHQIALSMASFTFNLCIGFSVASTVMIGRKLGEQNFVELRKIGINNLKIAFLFMCFCGVIFILGRNILPTFFTKPEEVEVIMLASKLMIIAALFQLSDGIQVTALGMLRGLQDVKIPSIITFIAYWLITIPLGYFLCVTLEMGAFGMWIALGLGLTISAFMLVKRFLNMSARRIKANKI
- a CDS encoding sigma-54-dependent transcriptional regulator translates to MQKILIVEDEKAISGVLHSILSDELTDYEFVIADDGLEGYKQIEKEDFALVISDIKMPKLSGTELLKQSLALKPETTFIMISGHADIDSAVSCLKDGAYDFISKPIDINRLITSVKNALVKETLKKENKNLQTENKTLKKKVNKKYQMIGESAALKKIQEMIEKVAVSNARVLITGPNGAGKELVAHAIHNLSERSRGPMVEVNCAAIPSELIESELFGHVKGSFTGAIKDKQGKFEQANGGTIFLDEIGDMSLIAQAKVLRALQESKVSPVGSDKEIKVDVRVLAATNKNMQTEIEAGRFREDLYHRLSVIEIYVPPLDDRKEDISLLVSHFSGMIADEHGTALKKFDESAIDALKALSWTGNIRELRNVVERLIILGGATVSEEDVASFVRK